Within the Taeniopygia guttata chromosome 15, bTaeGut7.mat, whole genome shotgun sequence genome, the region ctccctgcctgtgcACAGGCAAAACTACTGCTTTAATCAACAGCTGAGACAAAGCTATAAAAAGTCACAGTGCTCATGGTCTTCCCAACACAAGGCTATTTGTTCCTCTAGACCTGTCAGTAGAGCAGTGCTCTGCTTCTTGCAGGATTAACTCTGAATAATGACTTTTTGTTGTAATAGCTGCTACATTCACAATTACATCTACTTTGAAgtcaaaacatttttgtttccaaTTGTAATTAAAATGTAGTATCAGCTGCCGGATGCAATTAAttcctgtgatttttctctCAGGATAGAACTGATGAACCCCTGGACTCTATAATCACCTCCACATCCTTCACATGGATGTAGCTCCAGAACACCTTTCCATGTACAAGggtatttttaaacaaactgACCCAGAGGAAAAAGGAACTTACTGAGAAGTTCTGCTTTCTTTACCACAGCTTTAATATAGTCAGGTCTTTGTGTGAGAGCTTTGTCCAGCAATGTTTTTGCCTTTTCCTGCGTGACTGGGTCCTCCAGGCAGactgtggccagcagggtgagggtCTGTGCATTTGCCCCCAGGGTTTTGTACACGTTGTTTGCCATCACCATGGCTTCACGGATGCTGTTGGATGCCAGGTAACACTCGATGAGACCTGGTGATGTCAGATTGGAAACACTTCAGGGTTTGAGTCAGCACCACAGGCACTCAGCCCTCCACTATTATTTGCACTTAGTAGCACTCGGGTGGTGAACAGCTGACACTCCAGTGAGCAAATACACATTGTAATTGAGAAAGTGAATCTATGCTTGTCAACACACTCATTCTAGAGATAATTGACTTGATATTTATTAATGGTCAGGCActgaaaaaaaactccaacccTAAGTACACCTAATCCAATGTTTTTGTCCAATTCCAATACTGAGAGAATTAATATTTCACCCTGACTCTTCACTACTTGAAGCTGCTGTTGAGATCAACcagatttaaatatttaaacaaatatgACAAAACAAAGCTCCCAGCAGAACTAACCATCAGATAACATCCTCATCCAAAAGTGAACTGCTCCAAACGCCCAAGTTTTGCTTACCTCcagatgaaacaaaacaaaaaaaccccaagaaaaccCCTTTTTAAACATCACTCTTACAAACCCACAGATTCTCTCACATCCCTCGCCTGATCACATCGTCGCTTTTGGGGTAATAATTATTTACAGGAGGGAAGAACTGCTGGGAATGCTGTCCATTCCctggccccagcagcagcacggcagcagccctggcagggagcagctgtgagagctgcccagggctcaCCCTCGTAGCAGTCGAGGCGGCAGGGCGCCAGGCGGATGGCCTCTCGGAAGTGGATGATGGCCTCCTGCACCCGGCCCATGTTGCGCAGAGCAGCTCCCTTCAGCAGCAGCGCCTGGACACTGTTGCTGTTCAGCTGGATAGCTTTGGCTCCCAAGTATAAGGCACGGGAGTATCTTTTGCTGTAGAAACTGTGACACCTacagaaaaaggagagggaTTGGAAACACACGCTGCCTGCGGTGCCTGTGCGCAGTCGTGGGGGTTTTGAACTTCTTGTATTCCAAGTTAAGAAAATAACTTCTTCAGAAATTTAAGAACACCCAGTATAGATATTAAAACTGTTACTATTTAATATATTGCCCGGGTGTGTAACTCTAAATTTCACATACAGAAAATAACCACAATAGATATTTACAGAGAGTTACCCAAGAACACAACAGACAGCATAGAAAAGCACCTTCTGAACAAAACAAGCTGAAACCACTGTGTCAGCTGTAACCCACCACATTCAGCACATGGAGAGctgaagtgagaaaaaaaagaatacaacTCACCCAGACACCACCCAGGGCTCTGCATGTTGGTCAGAAATATTGAAGAGCCGGCAGCCCAAGTTCTCCACATCCTCCAGCCGCCCCTCGCGTGCCAGTAAATAACCATAAACATCCATTCCTAAAGAGACACGTTGGAGGATCAATCCTCAAGAAACAGAAAGCCcattcacaagaaaaaaaagccacaaaaaccacaaacaccTACTTTAAACTGTGCAACTACCTAGAAGGGTTCAAGACATGCAGCTTCTGAATCTCAATTCTGAACTGAAAGCTGGgtaaacaatataaaatattccaCTGCGTGTAGCTGTTACTCTTCAGGTCAACCTTCTCTCAGGATTTACTCACCTTTTATTAGGTAAGGATCCAGCATTTGTGCTTGTTCAAATTTTAGGATAGAGTTTTTATTGTCTCCAGCTCTGAAGTATAGGTCTGCTAAGCTCCCCAGCAAGTCCACATTATCCCTCAGCAATGACTTCTTCTCTAAAGAGCTTAAAGGGAAAAGAATGCCTGTTATTTATAAATGACATTTTGAGTACCATTATATATAAGAATTTATATCTGATTTGATTGCACCACGCTCTTCCAGCTCTTACCAAATGGTGTTTATTGCTCTGGTGTTGTCTCCAGTATGCACAAAGGCATATGCCTTGATCCACACGGAGAGCCAATCCAAGTTGGGAATGCTCTGGATTATGTTGATGGTCATGGAGGCCACTTCTGCTCCCTTCACCGACAGCGAGAGCAAGCCTGTTTAAAGGGGTTCATACGTCAGCTTCAACCACCCAAAACTGCTTTTGATATAAAGCTTGATATCAAACTGCTTTTGATAAATTGTCTGAGCAGCAGAAACTCCGTCCCTTGACAAAGAGCTGGTCACAGGGCTTGCTACAATTTCTACAGGTGGGTATGACATGCAAATGCACAACAGTTAGAAAAgtgtaattaaaattttaacagggctgagcactgcagtgctgacaGAGTGCAGACACCCACCTAGGATGGCATCCAGGGCCAAGGGACACTGCCTCAGCACCTCTTTGTAGCTCGTCACCGAGGAGCGCTCCTGGCCTGCCTTCTTGTAGAGATTTGCCAGCATCATATTGATCTGCAGACAACAGAAATGTGGGGACAGTCGAGTGTGAGGAAGGACAAAGAATCACTAAGAAAGGTCACAACTCTGTCTTCAAGCCTGCCTGCCTCTGTTCTGGGCAGAAGACAAAATAACCTGAGTTTCTGAGAACACTCCAAGGTACCATATAGTACAAAATGGAAACTGTGGCTTCTTTCTGagtacagaaataaaatctacATCTTTTGTATGTGCACTGTGCACCTTGAAATGTGTGTTTTGCATCAAAGAAGTCAAAAGATGGGCAAGTACATGATTCCAAGAAGGATCTGTACATCCATTAATCAGTCCCTTCCAGGAATCCCTCTGTGTCCATGCAAGTGTTTGAATTAGCTTAGCAAGTCAGAGAAAGTTTCCATTCAGCTTCTGAATGGAGCCATGATTgaccaaagaaaagaaattatctgAGCTGGTTTCTGctgcagcattttcatttgctgGTCTATAGAGGGAAAAAGTTTGCTTTTCCcaatcttttattctttttctgttctgcaggTTGGTCAGAACACTCAGACATTAACTGGAGTTTAAGCCATGTACACTTTTAGGACAATTTAACATTAAACACAGTTGACTGATCTGATGTGTTAATCTTTTAAGCTCTTCTGAGTAACAGAGCCAGTGAGCAAAGACTCCACAGATTTGGCACTGCAGACACAAAGGGATCTAAATATTTAACATTATCTAAACTGTTGTTGAAAAGgattaaaagattttaaaagatgGAGCACTAGCAAACCTTCTACTTGCCAAATCTCCAGCCTTTCAAGGATTTGGCACTGTTCCAAATATACAAGAAGTTAATAAAGATGCACAAAACATttaattccttaattttttttttctttaaattctttctagcagagaaaatacaaaaatggtattattttaaagaaaagggtCCAAATCAGCTAATTTAAGATTAGGAAATGCTACCAAACAATATTTAACTAATGAAAAAGACATAATGCCATTAAACCTACATAATATGTTCTGCCCTATATACACTGACCACGAGGCTGTGACAAAAACCTGCCAGAATTCACCTTTGGAGTTCTC harbors:
- the ANAPC7 gene encoding anaphase-promoting complex subunit 7, which translates into the protein MSVVEHVREMAAAGLHSNVRLLSGLLLTMSGNNPELFSPSQKYQLLVYHADSLFHDKEYRNAVSKYTMALQQKKALSKTSKVRPSTGNAASTPQSQCLPSEIEVKYKMAECYTMLKQDKDAIAILDGIPSRQRTPKINMMLANLYKKAGQERSSVTSYKEVLRQCPLALDAILGLLSLSVKGAEVASMTINIIQSIPNLDWLSVWIKAYAFVHTGDNTRAINTICSLEKKSLLRDNVDLLGSLADLYFRAGDNKNSILKFEQAQMLDPYLIKGMDVYGYLLAREGRLEDVENLGCRLFNISDQHAEPWVVSGCHSFYSKRYSRALYLGAKAIQLNSNSVQALLLKGAALRNMGRVQEAIIHFREAIRLAPCRLDCYEGLIECYLASNSIREAMVMANNVYKTLGANAQTLTLLATVCLEDPVTQEKAKTLLDKALTQRPDYIKAVVKKAELLSREQKYEDGIALLRNALANQSDCVLHRILGDFLVAVNEYQEAMDQYSIALSLDPNDQKSLEGLQKMEKEESPTDATQEEDVDDMEGSGEEGDLEGSDSEAAQWADQEQWFGMQ